A single genomic interval of Cyprinus carpio isolate SPL01 chromosome B24, ASM1834038v1, whole genome shotgun sequence harbors:
- the LOC109049508 gene encoding growth hormone secretagogue receptor type 1-like: MTNWTNVSSCPFSITLCAKDIMDSNATAEDFEYPVHLFPVPILTGITVTCSFLFLVGIAGNLLTILVVTKYKDMRTTTNLYLCSMALSDLLIFLCMPLDLYRVWRYRPWNFGDELCKLFQFVSESCTYSTILNITALSVERYFAICFPFRAKVIVTRGRVKGVIFLLWTVALCSAGPIFILVGVEHENGTNPWETNECKATEYAIRSGLLTMMVWVSSVFFFLPVLCLTVLYSLIGRRLWRRKENPVGPISSREKNNKQTVKMLAVVVLAFVLCWLPFHVGRYLLSKSSEANSPLISQISEYCNLVSFVLFYLSAAINPILYNLMSKKYRSAACKLLGVKRAPGRSVQSIVKNAESFSVWNEYSWST, translated from the exons ATGACTAATTGGACAAACGTGTCCAGCTGCCCGTTCAGCATCACTTTATGCGCTAAGGACATTATGGATAGTAATGCAACTGCTGAGGACTTTGAGTACCCCGTCCATCTCTTCCCAGTCCCTATCCTGACTGGCATCACAGTGACGTGCTCTTTCCTGTTCCTCGTCGGAATTGCTGGGAACCTGTTGACCATCCTGGTGGTCACCAAATACAAAGACATGCGAACCACCACCAACCTTTACCTCTGCAGCATGGCACTCTCAGACCTGCTGATTTTCCTCTGCATGCCCCTCGACCTGTACCGGGTCTGGCGGTACCGACCGTGGAACTTTGGCGACGAGCTCTGCAAACTCTTTCAGTTCGTGAGCGAAAGCTGCACGTACTCCACCATCCTCAACATCACCGCGCTCAGCGTGGAGAGATACTTCGCCATCTGTTTTCCCTTCAGGGCAAAAGTCATCGTCACGCGGGGTCGGGTAAAAGGGGTGATTTTCCTCCTCTGGACTGTGGCTCTGTGCAGCGCCGGACCCATATTCATTCTGGTTGGGGTCGAGCACGAGAACGGCACCAACCCCTGGGAGACCAATGAGTGTAAAGCGACCGAATATGCCATCCGCTCCGGACTGCTTACTATGATGGTGTGGGTCTCCAGCGTGTTCTTCTTCCTCCCGGTGCTCTGTTTGACAGTGCTATACAGCCTCATAGGCAGAAGACTGTGGAGAAGAAAGGAGAATCCCGTCGGACCCATTTCGAGTCGGgaaaagaacaataaacaaacgGTCAAAATGCTGG cTGTGGTGGTTCTAGCGTTTGTTCTCTGCTGGCTGCCGTTCCACGTGGGGCGTTATCTCCTCTCCAAGTCATCCGAGGCCAATTCTCCTCTCATCTCCCAAATCAGCGAATACTGCAACCTGGTCTCATTCGTGCTGTTTTACCTCAGCGCCGCGATCAACCCCATCCTCTACAACCTCATGTCAAAGAAGTACCGGAGCGCGGCGTGCAAACTGTTAGGAGTGAAGCGTGCTCCTGGACGATCGGTGCAGAGCATCGTGAAGAACGCTGAGAGTTTTTCGGTGTGGAACGAATACAGCTGGAGCACGTGA